A region from the Vibrio sp. SS-MA-C1-2 genome encodes:
- the aroQ gene encoding type II 3-dehydroquinate dehydratase — MSKLLILNGPNLNLLGTREPTQYGFETLADVEEKCRVLAAKYDVGTEAFQNNIEGELINAIHRAGEEFKRGECKGIVFNPGAYTHTSIALHDAIKGVDVPVVEVHISNVHARESFRHHSYISPVAAGTIIGMGTRGYELAIEFLLG; from the coding sequence GTGAGCAAATTACTCATTTTAAATGGACCTAACCTTAACTTATTAGGCACTCGTGAACCAACCCAATATGGTTTTGAAACATTAGCGGATGTCGAGGAAAAGTGTCGAGTTCTTGCAGCTAAATACGATGTAGGTACAGAAGCTTTTCAAAATAATATCGAAGGCGAATTAATCAATGCTATTCATCGTGCGGGTGAAGAATTTAAGCGAGGAGAGTGTAAGGGGATTGTGTTTAATCCTGGTGCATACACACATACTTCAATTGCTTTACATGATGCAATTAAAGGCGTTGATGTCCCTGTTGTTGAAGTACATATTTCTAATGTCCATGCTCGTGAAAGTTTCCGTCATCACTCATATATTTCACCAGTAGCAGCCGGTACCATTATTGGAATGGGAACCCGCGGTTATGAGTTAGCGATAGAGTTTTTATTAGGTTAA
- a CDS encoding shikimate dehydrogenase, which translates to MISCRLIGINIDKSSAPSFHNQLANELSLSLDYQLSPLSEPEFSVFENCVKFQLSQNVNAMNITFPYKEMAIKVANWIDHSAKVVGAANTLIYHNKKLLAYNTDYTGFIQAFRQSSINKPGKVVVIGCGGVGKAVIHGLIALQASEIIIYEQDTEKAEHFLHTLPLKNRQVKVINKTLLESAVRSANGVLNCTPIGHHNYSGIPILAEWLDKQQWVFDAVYTPIETAFIQEAKGKGIKTLSGFELFFHQAVDAFKLFIQHDPSISTCVSRNPYPYRNQSISEQQLQAFRDQHFSQN; encoded by the coding sequence ATGATATCGTGTCGACTTATTGGTATAAATATAGATAAATCAAGTGCTCCAAGCTTTCATAACCAATTAGCGAATGAATTATCGTTGTCATTAGATTATCAATTGTCACCGTTAAGTGAGCCAGAGTTCTCTGTATTTGAAAATTGTGTTAAGTTTCAACTCTCTCAGAATGTTAATGCGATGAATATCACATTTCCTTATAAAGAAATGGCAATAAAAGTTGCAAATTGGATTGATCATTCCGCGAAAGTTGTTGGTGCAGCGAATACTTTGATCTATCATAATAAAAAACTTTTAGCCTATAACACTGATTATACGGGCTTTATTCAAGCTTTTCGGCAGTCCAGTATCAATAAACCAGGCAAAGTTGTTGTTATTGGTTGCGGAGGCGTCGGTAAGGCTGTTATTCATGGGTTAATTGCATTGCAAGCATCAGAAATTATTATTTATGAGCAAGATACAGAGAAAGCTGAACATTTTTTACACACCCTGCCATTAAAAAATAGACAGGTTAAAGTGATTAATAAGACCCTTCTTGAATCCGCGGTGAGGTCTGCAAATGGCGTTTTAAACTGCACGCCTATTGGTCATCACAATTATTCTGGAATACCGATATTAGCTGAATGGCTAGATAAACAGCAATGGGTTTTTGATGCTGTTTATACACCAATAGAGACAGCTTTTATTCAGGAAGCAAAAGGCAAAGGGATTAAAACGTTGAGCGGTTTTGAACTTTTCTTTCATCAAGCTGTGGATGCTTTTAAATTATTCATACAACATGATCCTTCTATAAGTACATGTGTTTCTAGAAACCCATATCCTTATAGAAACCAAAGTATTTCTGAACAACAATTACAAGCGTTTAGAGATCAACATTTTAGTCAAAACTGA